From the Glandiceps talaboti chromosome 12, keGlaTala1.1, whole genome shotgun sequence genome, one window contains:
- the LOC144443721 gene encoding dolichol kinase-like isoform X1 has translation MMANTSDEQAEQEMDGEDKTKRETAKNMESKITLMTRLELYEYMVTYVAVLCFTTKEPWYITSSIGIVVLLGGYTSMVYNSHTLSEVFGWVFRPEASSGIVVCSVLVPLTLLGNAVIIRDHSNEVWSELYEYLLPAAGIAMVTVVNILQCGNIYNNKLSRFAMLYWYAMIGSVGLIPLFGGVYSTLILGTITGFSVLCKLLHVLPHSFTIGEGILVTEGLVLLSIDTVMNIAGYYDRPQLHSCLQVLTLGALFIGLAMYPTLYTMHEVNMLKESEKYNQFLWKWSLSFYIGTAVFILSVLQSWLWYLLAENPILFALYFLFDNTTRIFLVVVWLLLVVLAIAIVGWFSTPSRRHIARSTTVRKCFHAVAAIIFTSGLLIDSDLLYLGSAGTFSIFIILEYMRVFRIKPFGEILHDAFSAFADEKDVGPVILTHIYLLLGFSLPVWLYPLRYYQGPSIAMYSGVISLGCGDTAASLIGSRYGVHKWPHTKKSKEGTLAAVVSQLVLCVCLSQFAIVITNWSVLIFAVIMTSLLESFTSQIDNIVLPLFMYSILSSLY, from the exons atgatggCAAACACATCAGACGAACAGGCTGAACAGGAAATGGATGGGGAAGATAAAACGAAAAGAGAAACTGCAAAGAATATGGAAAGCAAGATTACACTGATGACTAGACTAGAATTGTATGAATATATGGTTACTTATGTAGCTGTCTTATGTTTTACTACCAAAGAACCATGGTACATTACCTCATCTATTGGTATTG TTGTGTTACTGGGTGGATATACATCAATGGTTTATAACAGTCACACACTAAGTGAAGTATTTGGATGGGTATTCAG ACCTGAAGCAAGTAGTGGTATTGTTGTTTGCAGTGTTCTTGTTCCACTAACTCTACTTGGTAATGCAGTTATTATCAGAGATCATTCCAATGAAGTTTGGTCAGAATTGTATGAATATTTGCTACCTGCTGCTGGTATCGCCATGGTAACAGTGGTTAATATACTACAGTGTGGTAATATATACAACAATAAACTTAGTAGATTTGCTATGTTGTACTGGTATGCAATGATAGGATCAGTTGGACTAATTCCACTCTTTGGTGGAGTTTATTCCACTTTGATTCTAGGAACTATCACAG GATTCTCAGTTCTATGcaaactactacatgtactacctcACAGTTTCACCATTGGTGAAGGTATTCTTGTAACAGAGGGACTTGTACTCTTATCTATTGATACTGTCATGAACATTGCAGGTTATTATGACAGACCACAACTACATAGTTGTCTACAG GTACTTACTTTAGGAGCATTGTTCATTGGCCTTGCAATGTATCCCACATTGTATACAATGCATGAAGTCAACATGTTAAAAGAGTCTGAAAA GTACAATCAGTTCCTATGGAAGTGGTCATTATCATTCTACATTGGCACAGCAGTCTTTATACTATCAGTTCTACAATCATGGCTTTGGTACTTACTGGCTGAAAACCCTATTTTATTTGCTTTATACTTTTTATTTGACAACACTACAAGA ATATTTCTTGTAGTTGTGTGGTTACTATTAGTAGTCCTAGCCATAGCCATAGTAGGTTGGTTTAGTACACCATCTAGAAGACACATAGCAAGGTCTACCACAGTAAGGAAATGTTTCCATGCTGTAGCTGCCATTATATTTACCAGTGGTCTTCTAATAGACTCTGATTTATTATATCTGGGTTCAGCGGGAACGTTCTCTATTTTCATCATATTGGAG TACATGAGGGTATTTCGGATCAAACCATTTGGTGAAATTTTACACGATGCCTTCTCAGCCTTTGCCGATGAGAAAGATGTTGGTCCAGTCATTTTAACACATATCTACCTCTTGCTTGGCTTCTCACTGCCAGTATGGCTTTATCCATTACGCTATTATCAGG GTCCCAGTATAGCAATGTATAGTGGAGTAATATCACTAGGGTGTGGAGACACAGCTGCCTCTCTGATTGGTTCAAGGTATGGAGTACATAAATGGCCAC ATACAAAGAAATCTAAAGAAGGTACACTTGCAGCTGTTGTAAGCCAACTAGTACTTTGTGTGTGTCTTTCACAGTTTGCTATTGTTATTACTAACTGGTCAGTTTTGATATTTGCTGtaattatgacatcattattgGAATCATTTACTTCTCAAATAGATAACATAGTATTACCTTTATTCATGTACTCTATCTTGTCATCACTTTATTAG
- the LOC144443721 gene encoding dolichol kinase-like isoform X2, with the protein MMANTSDEQAEQEMDGEDKTKRETAKNMESKITLMTRLELYEYMVTYVAVLCFTTKEPWYITSSIGIVVLLGGYTSMVYNSHTLSEVFGWVFRPEASSGIVVCSVLVPLTLLGNAVIIRDHSNEVWSELYEYLLPAAGIAMVTVVNILQCGNIYNNKLSRFAMLYWYAMIGSVGLIPLFGGVYSTLILGTITGFSVLCKLLHVLPHSFTIGEGILVTEGLVLLSIDTVMNIAGYYDRPQLHSCLQVLTLGALFIGLAMYPTLYTMHEVNMLKESEKYNQFLWKWSLSFYIGTAVFILSVLQSWLWYLLAENPILFALYFLFDNTTRIFLVVVWLLLVVLAIAIVGWFSTPSRRHIARSTTVRKCFHAVAAIIFTSGLLIDSDLLYLGSAGTFSIFIILEYMRVFRIKPFGEILHDAFSAFADEKDVGPVILTHIYLLLGFSLPVWLYPLRYYQGPSIAMYSGVISLGCGDTAASLIGSRYKEI; encoded by the exons atgatggCAAACACATCAGACGAACAGGCTGAACAGGAAATGGATGGGGAAGATAAAACGAAAAGAGAAACTGCAAAGAATATGGAAAGCAAGATTACACTGATGACTAGACTAGAATTGTATGAATATATGGTTACTTATGTAGCTGTCTTATGTTTTACTACCAAAGAACCATGGTACATTACCTCATCTATTGGTATTG TTGTGTTACTGGGTGGATATACATCAATGGTTTATAACAGTCACACACTAAGTGAAGTATTTGGATGGGTATTCAG ACCTGAAGCAAGTAGTGGTATTGTTGTTTGCAGTGTTCTTGTTCCACTAACTCTACTTGGTAATGCAGTTATTATCAGAGATCATTCCAATGAAGTTTGGTCAGAATTGTATGAATATTTGCTACCTGCTGCTGGTATCGCCATGGTAACAGTGGTTAATATACTACAGTGTGGTAATATATACAACAATAAACTTAGTAGATTTGCTATGTTGTACTGGTATGCAATGATAGGATCAGTTGGACTAATTCCACTCTTTGGTGGAGTTTATTCCACTTTGATTCTAGGAACTATCACAG GATTCTCAGTTCTATGcaaactactacatgtactacctcACAGTTTCACCATTGGTGAAGGTATTCTTGTAACAGAGGGACTTGTACTCTTATCTATTGATACTGTCATGAACATTGCAGGTTATTATGACAGACCACAACTACATAGTTGTCTACAG GTACTTACTTTAGGAGCATTGTTCATTGGCCTTGCAATGTATCCCACATTGTATACAATGCATGAAGTCAACATGTTAAAAGAGTCTGAAAA GTACAATCAGTTCCTATGGAAGTGGTCATTATCATTCTACATTGGCACAGCAGTCTTTATACTATCAGTTCTACAATCATGGCTTTGGTACTTACTGGCTGAAAACCCTATTTTATTTGCTTTATACTTTTTATTTGACAACACTACAAGA ATATTTCTTGTAGTTGTGTGGTTACTATTAGTAGTCCTAGCCATAGCCATAGTAGGTTGGTTTAGTACACCATCTAGAAGACACATAGCAAGGTCTACCACAGTAAGGAAATGTTTCCATGCTGTAGCTGCCATTATATTTACCAGTGGTCTTCTAATAGACTCTGATTTATTATATCTGGGTTCAGCGGGAACGTTCTCTATTTTCATCATATTGGAG TACATGAGGGTATTTCGGATCAAACCATTTGGTGAAATTTTACACGATGCCTTCTCAGCCTTTGCCGATGAGAAAGATGTTGGTCCAGTCATTTTAACACATATCTACCTCTTGCTTGGCTTCTCACTGCCAGTATGGCTTTATCCATTACGCTATTATCAGG GTCCCAGTATAGCAATGTATAGTGGAGTAATATCACTAGGGTGTGGAGACACAGCTGCCTCTCTGATTGGTTCAAG ATACAAAGAAATCTAA
- the LOC144443786 gene encoding uncharacterized protein LOC144443786, whose product MYIWRRRHGTERHCTVADVDNYRNGYVTQIDDQPISTMERSLLCVNILFLVVLIASLVIVVSCDEANLVGGKDSGSTDTFDCYFCSTSHGQGGVDGECGLGFEDTDILRYKNCAGVCTKNVVYDSATDEIHTINRLCESECSGNNHCTEVSHGKKTCTYCCTGELCNSATNVCLSTTLVLIMAIQMLVFVF is encoded by the exons atgtacatctggaGGCGACGCCACGGAACGGAACGACACTGCACCGTAGCAGACGTTGATAACTATAGGAACGGTTACGTTACACAG ATAGACGACCAACCTATATCGACAATGGAAAGGTCCTTGCTGTGTGTGAATATCTTGTTCTTGGTTGTTTTGATCGCTTCTCTTGTAATCGTAGTCTCTTGTGACGAAGCAAACCTTGTTGGTGGCAAAG ACAGTGGATCAACAGACACCTTTGACTGTTATTTTTGTAGTACTAGTCATGGTCAAGGTGGTGTTGATGGAGAATGTGGTCTCGGCTTTGAAGACACAGATATTCTACGATATAAGAATTGTGCTGGAGTTTGTACT AAAAACGTGGTTTATGACAGCGCAACGGATGAAATTCACACTATCAATCGATTGTGTGAGTCCGAATGTTCAGGTAACAACCACTGTACAGAAGTGTCCCATGGCAAGAAGACGTGTACGTACTGTTGTACTGGTGAACTCTGTAACTCAGCGACCAACGTATGCCTATCAACAACATTAGTGTTAATAATGGCGATACAAATGTTGGTTTTTGTGTTCTAA